Proteins from a genomic interval of Amycolatopsis sp. cg13:
- a CDS encoding Zn-ribbon domain-containing OB-fold protein has translation MTETPDAWPAIQRDTKSAPFFDAAARDELVIKRCTGCGQALPPEALVCTTCAGTALDWIPAEGSGTLLTWTTVHRAPNRAYTDLVPYTVGIVELSEGPWLYARVDTARPSPDLPLRAEFVHPGDGESYPVFTAAE, from the coding sequence ATGACCGAAACACCCGATGCCTGGCCGGCGATCCAGCGCGACACCAAGAGCGCACCGTTCTTCGACGCCGCGGCGCGCGACGAACTCGTGATCAAGCGCTGCACCGGTTGCGGACAAGCGCTGCCGCCGGAAGCCCTGGTGTGCACCACCTGCGCCGGCACCGCACTGGACTGGATCCCCGCCGAGGGCAGCGGAACCCTGCTGACCTGGACGACCGTGCACCGGGCGCCGAACCGCGCGTACACCGATCTCGTGCCCTACACGGTGGGGATCGTCGAACTCAGCGAAGGACCGTGGCTTTACGCGCGGGTGGACACGGCCCGGCCGTCCCCGGACCTGCCGCTGCGGGCCGAATTCGTGCACCCCGGCGACGGGGAGAGCTACCCGGTCTTCACGGCCGCCGAATAA
- a CDS encoding cytochrome P450 — protein MIPLDLANPDTYQDGFPHELFARLRRESPVVWSPEPAVGDFPGGPGFWAVTRYADVVQAGKRPDVFSSHAGGTFLRDASPRELSLMQRAMLNTDPPEHSKLRRVVSKAFTPRIVAGMQESMETHARNVVDALGDGGELDLVEHVSAEMPLLVLADILGIPAAERHLLYDWTNRMVGFGDPAAGDPRSYTSAFLELFAYAKELTRQKRANPSDDVWSLVVNAEVDGERLDDDDLDRFFQLLVIAGNETTRNLLTGAILHLSRHPGQWQLLRDQPNLLPGAIEEVLRYHSPVMQFRRTAVQDFELGGAQIRAGDKVVLCYSSANRDEEVFADADRFDITRETNPHIAFGAGPHFCLGNAVARLEARLLLPALFERFPTIEVTGPPVRQRSNFINGIGELPVRLSTKVEARL, from the coding sequence GTGATTCCGCTCGACCTCGCCAATCCCGACACCTATCAGGACGGGTTCCCGCACGAGCTGTTCGCCCGGCTGCGCCGCGAATCCCCCGTCGTATGGAGCCCGGAACCCGCCGTCGGCGATTTCCCCGGCGGGCCCGGGTTCTGGGCGGTGACCCGCTACGCCGACGTCGTGCAGGCGGGCAAGCGCCCCGACGTGTTCAGCTCCCACGCGGGCGGCACGTTCCTTCGCGACGCGAGCCCGCGCGAACTCAGCCTGATGCAGCGGGCCATGCTCAACACCGATCCGCCGGAGCATTCCAAACTGCGCCGGGTCGTCAGCAAAGCGTTCACCCCGCGCATCGTCGCCGGCATGCAGGAGTCGATGGAAACGCACGCCCGCAACGTCGTCGACGCGCTCGGCGACGGCGGCGAACTCGACCTGGTCGAGCACGTCTCGGCCGAGATGCCGCTGCTCGTGCTCGCCGACATCCTCGGCATCCCCGCGGCCGAACGGCACCTGCTCTACGACTGGACGAACCGGATGGTCGGCTTCGGCGATCCCGCCGCCGGCGACCCGCGGTCTTACACCTCGGCGTTCCTCGAACTCTTCGCCTACGCCAAGGAACTGACCCGGCAGAAACGCGCGAACCCGTCCGACGACGTCTGGAGCCTCGTCGTCAATGCCGAGGTGGACGGCGAGCGCCTCGACGACGACGATCTCGACCGGTTTTTCCAGTTGCTGGTCATCGCGGGCAACGAAACCACCCGGAACCTGCTGACCGGCGCGATTCTCCACTTGTCGCGGCATCCCGGCCAGTGGCAGCTGCTCCGGGACCAGCCGAACCTCCTCCCGGGCGCGATCGAGGAGGTGCTGCGCTATCACTCGCCGGTCATGCAGTTCCGCCGCACCGCCGTGCAGGACTTCGAACTCGGCGGCGCGCAGATCCGGGCGGGCGACAAGGTCGTGCTCTGCTACTCGTCGGCCAACCGGGACGAGGAGGTCTTCGCCGACGCGGACCGGTTCGACATCACCCGGGAGACCAACCCGCACATCGCCTTCGGCGCCGGACCGCACTTCTGCCTCGGCAACGCCGTCGCCCGGCTCGAAGCCCGGCTGCTGCTCCCGGCCCTGTTCGAGCGCTTCCCCACGATCGAGGTCACCGGGCCGCCGGTGCGCCAGCGGTCCAACTTCATCAACGGCATCGGCGAACTGCCGGTGCGACTGTCCACAAAGGTCGAAGCGCGGCTCTGA